The Deltaproteobacteria bacterium DNA segment CCTAGTCTCAACTGAACCGATTCGAACCAACTCACCAGGAGTATTTATGTCCCAAGAATCCCCAACACACCCTCCTGTTACAAAAACTGAAATTGGTGGCTGGGCCTGTTTTGATTTTGCAAACTCAAGCTATGTCACCGTCGTCATTACCGTCATTTACGCTCCTTTTTTCGCAGAACATATTGTTCCCGCAGAATCCGGGTTACGAACATCCTACTGGTCTCTAGCCATCGCAATCAGTACGCTTATCGCGTTGACCATGGCTCCGCTGGTAGGTGCAATTTGCGACTTGAGTGGTAACAAAAAAAGATATCTCATTGCCACCACCTTGGTATGTTCTGTAGCAACAATGCTTCTAAGCATGGTCGGTCCCGGAGATATTGAATTTGCGATTATTCTCGTGGCCCTAAGTTACGCGACGTTCATGCTCAGTGAGAGTTTCTGTGGTGCGTTCCTAACAGATATCGCTACTCCCAAAAATATGGGAATCATCTCAGGCATTGGTTGGGGAGTTGGATATTTTGGCGGGATTGCCAGCCTCTTAATGGTCAAAGCACTTGTCACCGCGGATCCCGCAACAGACCTCCCCCTTTATATTGAGCAAAACCAAACCGCGATGGGAGCTACGGGACTCTTTTTCTTGGTCGCAGCATTACCGACATTTTTGCTAGTAAAAAATCGTACCGCGCCCAAGCCCGGCTTTGAGGAAGCGGCCCTTGGAACACTCTTTTCCGAAGGCTTTAAACAGCTCAAATCCACCCTAGCCAATGCCAAAGAGCACGATACTTTTTTTAAATTCTTAAGAGCCTTCTTGTTTTATTACGCGGGAATGTCAGCCTGTATAAGCTTCTCCGG contains these protein-coding regions:
- a CDS encoding MFS transporter yields the protein MSQESPTHPPVTKTEIGGWACFDFANSSYVTVVITVIYAPFFAEHIVPAESGLRTSYWSLAIAISTLIALTMAPLVGAICDLSGNKKRYLIATTLVCSVATMLLSMVGPGDIEFAIILVALSYATFMLSESFCGAFLTDIATPKNMGIISGIGWGVGYFGGIASLLMVKALVTADPATDLPLYIEQNQTAMGATGLFFLVAALPTFLLVKNRTAPKPGFEEAALGTLFSEGFKQLKSTLANAKEHDTFFKFLRAFLFYYAGMSACISFSG